In one window of Desulfonatronum thioautotrophicum DNA:
- a CDS encoding CoB--CoM heterodisulfide reductase iron-sulfur subunit B family protein: MSTYAYYPGCSGLGTSQEYESSTRAVCRALGVKLIDIPDWSCCGSTPAHTVDHLLSSALAARNLALAEDLDAAAVITPCPSCLTNLKVAVHRMSDREFRMQVNKLLDKPVDRSTPVKSVLQVLAEDVGPEAVAEMLPHKPLAGLKLAPYYGCIMNRPPEVMQFDDHENPMAMDNLMAALGAEVLPFPLKVECCGASYGVARKDIVAKLSGKLLQAAEDLGAHAVVTACPLCQMNLDLRQGQASSAMGHKFQLPVFYYTQLIGLALGVPQSELGLSKLCVNPRLALDAMHAAQAEKRELEARKEADKKTPKAKAA, translated from the coding sequence ATGAGCACATATGCCTACTACCCCGGGTGTTCCGGACTGGGCACCTCCCAGGAGTACGAATCCTCCACGCGGGCAGTCTGTCGGGCCCTGGGTGTGAAATTGATTGATATTCCGGACTGGAGCTGTTGCGGCTCCACGCCAGCGCATACGGTGGACCATCTCCTGTCTTCAGCTCTGGCTGCCAGGAATCTGGCTCTTGCTGAAGACCTGGACGCAGCAGCGGTGATTACGCCCTGTCCAAGCTGCCTGACCAACCTCAAGGTCGCCGTGCATCGCATGAGTGACCGGGAGTTTCGGATGCAGGTGAACAAACTGCTGGACAAGCCGGTGGATCGCTCCACGCCGGTGAAGTCCGTCCTGCAGGTGCTTGCCGAGGACGTCGGCCCTGAAGCCGTGGCGGAAATGCTGCCCCACAAGCCGCTGGCCGGCCTGAAGCTTGCTCCCTACTACGGCTGCATCATGAACCGCCCCCCGGAAGTGATGCAGTTTGACGACCATGAAAATCCCATGGCCATGGACAATTTGATGGCCGCACTAGGCGCTGAGGTTTTGCCCTTTCCCTTGAAGGTCGAGTGTTGCGGAGCCTCTTACGGGGTCGCCCGGAAGGACATCGTGGCTAAATTGTCGGGTAAGCTGTTGCAGGCTGCTGAAGATCTCGGGGCACATGCCGTGGTGACGGCCTGTCCGCTCTGCCAAATGAATCTGGACCTGCGCCAGGGCCAGGCCTCGTCTGCCATGGGTCACAAATTCCAACTGCCGGTTTTCTACTACACGCAATTGATCGGCCTGGCGCTTGGTGTTCCGCAAAGTGAGCTTGGATTGTCCAAACTGTGCGTCAACCCGAGACTGGCTCTGGATGCCATGCATGCGGCCCAGGCCGAGAAGCGGGAACTGGAAGCCAGGAAAGAGGCCGACAAGAAAACCCCCAAGGCCAAGGCCGCCTAG
- a CDS encoding 4Fe-4S dicluster domain-containing protein, whose translation MEVVDIHASCDHEFIAKVEEESEQKVRLCYQCGNCTAGCPYTFVYDIPVSQVMRLVQAGQKERLLSCKSIWLCATCESCTTRCPNEIDVARIMDVLRHMARREGYVAEKNVKMFWDTFLDSVEKHGRVFEMGLLATYVAKTGRFWTDMELGPKILPKGKLSFKPHEIQGKDKVAEIFKRFREMQQ comes from the coding sequence ATGGAAGTCGTTGATATCCACGCCTCGTGCGATCACGAATTCATCGCCAAGGTTGAAGAAGAGAGCGAACAGAAGGTTCGTCTTTGCTACCAATGCGGCAACTGTACCGCCGGCTGTCCCTATACCTTTGTCTACGATATCCCGGTCAGCCAGGTGATGCGCCTGGTGCAGGCCGGGCAGAAAGAGCGGTTGCTCTCCTGCAAGTCGATCTGGCTGTGCGCAACATGCGAGTCCTGTACCACTCGCTGCCCCAATGAAATCGACGTCGCCCGGATCATGGACGTGCTACGTCATATGGCTCGTCGTGAAGGCTATGTAGCGGAGAAGAATGTGAAGATGTTCTGGGATACATTTCTGGACTCCGTGGAAAAGCACGGCCGGGTCTTTGAAATGGGGTTGTTGGCCACCTATGTTGCCAAGACCGGACGGTTCTGGACGGACATGGAACTGGGGCCAAAAATTCTTCCCAAGGGCAAACTCTCCTTCAAACCCCACGAAATCCAGGGCAAGGACAAGGTTGCTGAAATCTTCAAACGGTTCAGGGAGATGCAGCAATGA